The following are encoded in a window of Ricinus communis isolate WT05 ecotype wild-type chromosome 4, ASM1957865v1, whole genome shotgun sequence genomic DNA:
- the LOC8274397 gene encoding FT-interacting protein 3, translated as MQKPPQAVDFALKETSPNIGAAAVTGDKLSCTYDLVEQMQYLYVRVVKARDLPGKDVTGSCDPYIEVKMGNYKGVTKHFEKKTNPEWNQVFAFSKERIQASILEVSVKDKDVVLDDLIGRIIFELNEIPKRVPPDSPLAPQWYRLEDRKGDKIKHGELMLAVWMGTQADEAFPDAWHSDAAAVGPDGVANIRSKVYLSPKLWYVRVNVIEAQDLLPGDKSRFPEAFVKVTFGNQALRTRVSQSRSIHPLWNEDLIFVAAEPFEEPLILTVEDRVGPNKDEILGKCVIPLQLVQRRLDHKPVNTRWYNLEKHVIGEVDQKKEIKFASRVHLRICLEGGYHVLDESTHYSSDLRPTAKQLWRPSIGILELGILSAVGLIPVKTKDGRGTTDAYCVAKYGQKWIRSRTIVDSFTPRWNEQYTWEVFDPCTVITIGVYDNGHVHGGSGGKDSRIGKVRIRLSTLETDRVYTHSYPLIVLQSSGVKKMGELQLAVRFTCSSLINMLHMYSHPLLPKMHYIHPLSVIQLDSLRHQAMQIVSMRLSRAEPPLRKEVVEHMLDVDSHMWSMRRSKANFFRIMGVLRGLIAVGKWFDQICNWKNPLTTILIHILFIILVLYPELLLPTIFLYLFLIGIWNFRWRPRHPPHMDTRLSHADAAHPDELDEEFDTFPTTKSSDMVRMRYDRLRSIAGRVQTVVGDLATQGERFQSLLSWRDPRATTLFVIFCLIAALVLYVTPFQVVALLVGIYMLRHPRFRHKLPSVPLNFFRRLPARSDSMI; from the coding sequence ATGCAGAAGCCTCCACAAGCTGTTGATTTTGCTCTAAAGGAGACCTCACCAAACATTGGTGCGGCAGCTGTCACAGGGGATAAGCTTTCCTGCACCTACGACCTTGTTGAACAGATGCAATATCTATATGTTCGAGTGGTGAAAGCAAGGGATTTGCCTGGGAAAGATGTTACTGGTAGTTGTGATCCTTATATCGAGGTAAAAATGGGAAACTATAAGGGAGTTACTAAACATTTTGAGAAGAAGACAAACCCTGAGTGGAATCAGGTTTTTGCTTTCTCAAAAGAGAGAATTCAAGCTTCAATATTGGAGGTTTCCGTGAAAGATAAGGACGTAGTATTAGATGATTTAATTGGAAGGATTATATTTGAACTCAATGAAATCCCAAAACGCGTTCCACCTGATAGTCCTTTAGCACCACAGTGGTATAGATTGGAAGACCGAAAGGGGGATAAAATCAAGCATGGTGAGCTGATGCTGGCTGTTTGGATGGGAACTCAAGCTGACGAGGCATTTCCTGATGCGTGGCATTCAGATGCAGCGGCTGTTGGTCCTGATGGGGTTGCAAACATCAGGTCgaaggtatatctttcaccTAAGCTTTGGTACGTTAGGGTCAATGTGATTGAAGCTCAGGACTTGTTGCCTGGTGACAAAAGCAGGTTTCCTGAAGCCTTTGTGAAGGTCACCTTCGGCAATCAAGCATTGAGAACTAGAGTATCACAAAGTAGAAGCATTCATCCATTGTGGAATGAGGACTTGATATTTGTAGCTGCTGAACCTTTTGAGGAGCCTTTGATTTTGACAGTGGAAGATAGAGTAGGACCAAACAAAGATGAAATTTTGGGGAAATGTGTGATCCCTTTACAACTTGTGCAGAGGAGGTTAGACCATAAGCCGGTTAACACAAGGTGGTATAATCTTGAAAAGCATGTGATTGGAGAAGTGGATCAGAAGAAGGAGATCAAATTTGCCAGTAGGGTCCATTTGAGGATCTGTTTGGAAGGTGGTTATCATGTTTTGGATGAATCAACGCACTATAGCAGTGACCTCAGGCCAACAGCAAAGCAGCTGTGGAGGCCAAGCATTGGAATTTTGGAACTGGGGATTCTCAGTGCTGTAGGGCTGATCCCTGTGAAGACGAAGGATGGACGAGGAACCACTGATGCTTATTGTGTAGCTAAATATGGGCAGAAATGGATCCGATCTAGGACAATAGTTGACAGCTTTACTCCGAGGTGGAATGAACAGTACACTTGGGAAGTTTTTGATCCGTGTACTGTCATTACCATAGGGGTATATGACAATGGCCATGTCCATGGGGGAAGCGGAGGAAAGGATTCAAGAATTGGGAAAGTGAGGATTCGGCTATCAACACTTGAAACTGATAGAGTTTACACACATTCATATCCTCTAATAGTATTGCAATCATCTGGAGTAAAGAAGATGGGCGAACTTCAATTAGCTGTGCGGTTCACATGCTCGTCTTTGATCAATATGTTACATATGTATTCACATCCACTGCTGCCCAAAATGCATTACATTCATCCATTATCTGTGATTCAGCTCGATAGCTTGAGGCACCAAGCTATGCAAATTGTCTCGATGAGGTTGAGCCGAGCTGAGCCACCTCTGAGGAAAGAAGTTGTGGAACACATGCTAGATGTGGATTCACATATGTGGAGTATGAGGAGGAGCAAAGCCAATTTTTTCAGAATTATGGGTGTTCTAAGGGGCTTAATTGCTGTTGGGAAATGGTTTGATCAAATCTGCAATTGGAAAAATCCCCTTACAACCATTTTAATTCACATCCTTTTCATAATTTTGGTTCTTTATCCTGAGTTACTACTTCCGACAAtttttctctaccttttttTGATTGGTATATGGAACTTCAGGTGGAGGCCAAGGCACCCTCCTCACATGGACACGCGGCTTTCTCATGCTGATGCAGCCCATCCTGATGAACTCGATGAAGAATTTGACACATTCCCAACTACCAAGTCATCAGATATGGTCAGAATGAGATATGATCGTCTCAGAAGTATAGCGGGGAGGGTTCAAACTGTAGTAGGCGACTTGGCAACTCAAGGGGAAAGATTCCAATCTCTGTTAAGTTGGAGAGACCCTAGAGCAACAACTctatttgtaatattttgtCTGATTGCTGCTCTAGTTCTATATGTTACTCCCTTCCAAGTTGTGGCTCTTCTCGTTGGCATTTATATGTTAAGGCATCCCAGGTTCCGCCACAAGCTCCCTTCAGTTCCTctcaatttcttcaggagaTTGCCTGCAAGGTCTGATAGCATGATATGA
- the LOC8274396 gene encoding uncharacterized protein YMR315W isoform X2, producing the protein MANSPQIAILGAGIFVRTQYIPRLAEISNLFVLKAVWSRSEESAQGAVEIARKHFPGVECKWGDEGLDEIIHDHSILAVAVVLAGQTQVDMSLKLLKAGKHVLQEKPAAASISELEIALSSYKSLCANSPGQPIWAVAENYRFEPAFVECRKLLAEIGDMMTVQVIVEGSMNSSNPYFSSSWRRNFTGGFILDMGVHFIAGLRMLVGCEVISVSAMTSHMDKTLPPPDNISSVFHLENGCSGVFVMVVSSRSPKIFWRVVGLKGTLQIERGSHDGKHGYLVSVCGTDGQSRSSFYPFSGVTEELKTFIHDISQANLKGSSYEVEPRISFMEGARDVAILDAMLESGTKAGALVQVKKF; encoded by the exons ATGGCGAATTCACCACAAATTGCAATTCTCGGAGCTGGAATCTTCGTTAGAACGCAATATATTCCAAGATTAGCAGAGATCTCTAATCTGTTCGTTCTTAAGGCCGTTTGGAGTCGCAGTGAG GAATCAGCGCAAGGAGCAGTGGAGATAGCCCGTAAGCATTTCCCAGGAGTTGAATGTAAGTGGGGAGATGAAGGACTTGATGAGATCATCCACGATCACTCCATTCTTGCTGTTGCTGTTGTTCTTGCTGGCCAAACTCAG GTTGATATGTCATTAAAGCTACTAAAGGCAGGGAAGCATGTCCTTCAAG AGAAACCGGCAGCAGCTT CTATAAGCGAACTAGAAATTGCGCTGTCTAGCTACAAATCTCTTTGTGCCAATTCCCCCGGTCAACCAATTTGGGCTGTGGCGGAGAATTATAGATTTGAACCTGCTTTTGTAGAG TGCAGGAAACTATTGGCTGAAATTGGGGACATGATGACAGTTCAAGTTATTGTTGAAGGATCAATGAATAGTTCAAATCCTTATTTCTCTAGCTCATGGCGGCGAAACTTTACT GGGGGTTTCATTCTAGATATGGGAGTGCATTTCATTGCCGGATTAAGAATG CTTGTTGGATGTGAAGTGATTTCAGTATCAGCTATGACATCTCATATGGACAAAACCTTACCTCCTCCTGATAACATATCCTCAGTCTT tcATCTGGAGAACGGATGCTCTGGAGTTTTTGTAATGGTTGTATCCTCAAGATCACCGAAG ATATTTTGGCGAGTTGTTGGCTTAAAGGGAACACTGCAAATTGAGCGGGGAAGCCATGATGGAAAACATGGTTACCTG GTTTCAGTTTGCGGTACTGATGGACAAAGCAGAAGTTCTTTCTATCCATTCAGTGGAGTGACTGAAGAATTAAAAACTTTCATACATGACATTTCACAGGCAAACCTTAAG GGAAGTAGCTATGAAGTGGAGCCCCgcatttcttttatggaagGTGCTAGAGATGTTGCTATTCTAGATGCAATGCTTGAATCCGGAACGAAAGCCGGAGCCCTAGTTCAGGTGAAAAAGTTCTAG
- the LOC8274396 gene encoding uncharacterized protein YMR315W isoform X1 — translation MANSPQIAILGAGIFVRTQYIPRLAEISNLFVLKAVWSRSEESAQGAVEIARKHFPGVECKWGDEGLDEIIHDHSILAVAVVLAGQTQVDMSLKLLKAGKHVLQEKPAAASISELEIALSSYKSLCANSPGQPIWAVAENYRFEPAFVECRKLLAEIGDMMTVQVIVEGSMNSSNPYFSSSWRRNFTGGFILDMGVHFIAGLRMLVGCEVISVSAMTSHMDKTLPPPDNISSVFHLENGCSGVFVMVVSSRSPKIFWRVVGLKGTLQIERGSHDGKHGYLVSVCGTDGQSRSSFYPFSGVTEELKTFIHDISQANLKKGSSYEVEPRISFMEGARDVAILDAMLESGTKAGALVQVKKF, via the exons ATGGCGAATTCACCACAAATTGCAATTCTCGGAGCTGGAATCTTCGTTAGAACGCAATATATTCCAAGATTAGCAGAGATCTCTAATCTGTTCGTTCTTAAGGCCGTTTGGAGTCGCAGTGAG GAATCAGCGCAAGGAGCAGTGGAGATAGCCCGTAAGCATTTCCCAGGAGTTGAATGTAAGTGGGGAGATGAAGGACTTGATGAGATCATCCACGATCACTCCATTCTTGCTGTTGCTGTTGTTCTTGCTGGCCAAACTCAG GTTGATATGTCATTAAAGCTACTAAAGGCAGGGAAGCATGTCCTTCAAG AGAAACCGGCAGCAGCTT CTATAAGCGAACTAGAAATTGCGCTGTCTAGCTACAAATCTCTTTGTGCCAATTCCCCCGGTCAACCAATTTGGGCTGTGGCGGAGAATTATAGATTTGAACCTGCTTTTGTAGAG TGCAGGAAACTATTGGCTGAAATTGGGGACATGATGACAGTTCAAGTTATTGTTGAAGGATCAATGAATAGTTCAAATCCTTATTTCTCTAGCTCATGGCGGCGAAACTTTACT GGGGGTTTCATTCTAGATATGGGAGTGCATTTCATTGCCGGATTAAGAATG CTTGTTGGATGTGAAGTGATTTCAGTATCAGCTATGACATCTCATATGGACAAAACCTTACCTCCTCCTGATAACATATCCTCAGTCTT tcATCTGGAGAACGGATGCTCTGGAGTTTTTGTAATGGTTGTATCCTCAAGATCACCGAAG ATATTTTGGCGAGTTGTTGGCTTAAAGGGAACACTGCAAATTGAGCGGGGAAGCCATGATGGAAAACATGGTTACCTG GTTTCAGTTTGCGGTACTGATGGACAAAGCAGAAGTTCTTTCTATCCATTCAGTGGAGTGACTGAAGAATTAAAAACTTTCATACATGACATTTCACAGGCAAACCTTAAG AAGGGAAGTAGCTATGAAGTGGAGCCCCgcatttcttttatggaagGTGCTAGAGATGTTGCTATTCTAGATGCAATGCTTGAATCCGGAACGAAAGCCGGAGCCCTAGTTCAGGTGAAAAAGTTCTAG
- the LOC8274395 gene encoding DNA topoisomerase 6 subunit B isoform X2 codes for METGGSSESPNEPKKSKSKTPRKPKESTLKQKSPAEFFAENKNIAGFDNPGKCLYTTVRELVENSLDSAESISELPFVEITIEEMGKSKFNSLIGLVDRERVDEELYDDYETTKAREKRLAKEARAQEIQAKNAALGRKVKEQPAAKGMKGRGEASFYKVTCKDNGRGMPHDDIPNMFGRVLSGTKYGLKQTRGKFGLGAKMALIWSKMSTGLPIDISSSMKGQNYISFCRLDIDIHRNVPHVHLHEKRKNDDRWHGAEIQVVIEGNWTTYRSKILHYMRQMAVITPYAQFLFKFISDTSDKNVTVKFARRTDVMPPVPLETKHHPSSVDLLLIKRLIAETSKQNLLHFLQHEFVNIGKAHAERLIGEMGPEFSPKMAVKSLTDQQIVRIHQLFRQAKFDDPAGDCLSPAGEYNLRLGIIKELHPDMVATYSGSAVLKFLRDTPLLLKLVSVWVEKMLSKFANRIPLLFEQGADVVTRTALKRINWASYKINQMQDKIGVFVSIVSTKIPFKGTGKEYIGDDITEIATAVKYAIQQCCIQLKSKIMKKIQAREQQERKRNLSKYIPDAAGAVYDVLREMAQSQTSKRKRYEDEDAEILKKVSARLITKDTLTEKLAEHVEKVDYEMALEYATQSGVSEEPREDIYIQELEIENRFIDFQSPFFIFRLIS; via the exons ATGGAAACAGGTGGTAGCAGTGAAAGTCCAAATGAACCGAAGAAAAGCAAATCTAAGACTCCAAGAAAGCCCAAAGAAAGCACTCTCAAGCAGA AATCTCCTGCTGAGTTCTTCGCGGAGAACAAGAACATTGCTGGATTTGATAAT CCAGGGAAATGTCTATACACCACAGTGAGAGAACTTGTGGAGAATTCGCTTGATTCCGCAGAGTCCATATCTGAGCTTCCATTTGTGGAAATTACCAT TGAAGAGATGGGGAAAAGCAAGTTCAATTCCTTGATTGGTCTTGTTGATCGGGAACGTGTAGATGAGGAACTTTATGATGATTATGAGACTACTAAGGCTCGCGAG AAAAGATTAGCAAAGGAAGCTCGtgctcaagaaattcaagcaaAGAATGCTGCACTTGGGAGGAAAGTCAAAGAACAGCCAGCTGCAAAGGGTATGAAGGGCCGAGGTGAGGCTTCATTTTACAAAGTCACATGCAAG GATAATGGAAGAGGAATGCCACATGATGACATCCCAAATATGTTTGGAAGGG TGCTGTCTGGTACAAAATATGGTCTGAAGCAAACACGTGGGAAGTTTGGTCTTGGTGCAAAAATG gCATTGATATGGTCCAAAATGAGTACTGGGCTTCCTATAGATATCTCATCATCAATGAAGGGCCAAAACTATATTTCATTCTGCAGGCTGGATATAGATATTCATCG GAATGTCCCTCATGTTCATTTACATGAAAAACGGAAAAACGATGATAGGTGGCATGGAGCTGAAATTCAAGTGGTCATTGAGGGGAATTGGACAACTTACCGG TCCAAGATATTGCATTACATGCGGCAAATGGCTGTTATCACACCTTATGcccaatttcttttcaaatttatatcaGATACATCTGA CAAAAATGTCACAGTTAAGTTTGCAAGGAGAACAGATGTAATGCCCCCGGTTCCCCTTGAGACAAAGCATCATCCATCATCTGTTGATTTACTATTGATCAAACGCCTGATTGCAGAAACTTCAAAGCAAAatcttttgcattttcttcagcatgaatttgtgaatataGGAAAGGCACATGCTGAACGATTAATTG GGGAAATGGGTCCTGAATTTAGCCCAAAAATGGCCGTTAAGTCTCTAACTGATCAGCAGATTGTTCGGATCCATCAGTTGTTTCGTCAAGCCAAGTTTGATGACCCTGCTGGTGAT TGTCTTAGTCCTGCTGGGGAGTACAATCTTCGTCTTGGAATTATAAAGGAGCTGCATCCGGACATGGTTGCCACTTATTCTGGCAG CGCAGTGCTCAAGTTTTTGAGGGACACCCCTTTATTGTTGAAGCTGGTGTCAGTGTGGGTGGAAAAGATGTTAAGCAA GTTTGCAAACCGCATACCACTTCTTTTTGAGCAAGGTGCTGATGTAGTTACCAGGACTGCCCTTAAGAGAATCAA TTGGGCCAGTTACAAGATCAACCAGATGCAAGACAAGATAGGTGTCTTTGTAAGCATTGTGAGCACCAAAATCCCCTTTAAAGGGACTGGTAAGGAGTATATTGGAGATGATATCACTGAGATAGCTACTGCCGTCAAg TATGCCATTCAGCAGTGCTGCATCCAGCTAAAATCcaaaattatgaagaaaatacAAGCTCGTGAGCAGCAGGAGCGTAAACGAAACTTAAGCAA GTATATCCCTGATGCTGCAGGTGCTGTATATGATGTTTTGAGAGAAATGGCACAGTCACAAACGTCAAAGAGGAAACGTTATGAGGACGAGGATGCAGAAATACTTAAGAAAGTATCAGCACGATTGATTACAAAAGATACACTCACGGAGAAGCTTGCAGAGCATGTTGAAAAG GTGGACTATGAGATGGCATTGGAGTACGCCACACAAAGTGGAGTGAGTGAGGAACCTAGAGAAGATATATACATCCAAGAACTTGAAATTGAAAACAGATTCATTGATTTTCAAAGTCCCTTCTTCATTTTCAGACTCATCTCTTAA
- the LOC8274395 gene encoding DNA topoisomerase 6 subunit B isoform X1 has translation METGGSSESPNEPKKSKSKTPRKPKESTLKQKSPAEFFAENKNIAGFDNPGKCLYTTVRELVENSLDSAESISELPFVEITIEEMGKSKFNSLIGLVDRERVDEELYDDYETTKAREKRLAKEARAQEIQAKNAALGRKVKEQPAAKGMKGRGEASFYKVTCKDNGRGMPHDDIPNMFGRVLSGTKYGLKQTRGKFGLGAKMALIWSKMSTGLPIDISSSMKGQNYISFCRLDIDIHRNVPHVHLHEKRKNDDRWHGAEIQVVIEGNWTTYRSKILHYMRQMAVITPYAQFLFKFISDTSDKNVTVKFARRTDVMPPVPLETKHHPSSVDLLLIKRLIAETSKQNLLHFLQHEFVNIGKAHAERLIGEMGPEFSPKMAVKSLTDQQIVRIHQLFRQAKFDDPAGDCLSPAGEYNLRLGIIKELHPDMVATYSGSAQVFEGHPFIVEAGVSVGGKDVKQGLNIFRFANRIPLLFEQGADVVTRTALKRINWASYKINQMQDKIGVFVSIVSTKIPFKGTGKEYIGDDITEIATAVKYAIQQCCIQLKSKIMKKIQAREQQERKRNLSKYIPDAAGAVYDVLREMAQSQTSKRKRYEDEDAEILKKVSARLITKDTLTEKLAEHVEKVDYEMALEYATQSGVSEEPREDIYIQELEIENRFIDFQSPFFIFRLIS, from the exons ATGGAAACAGGTGGTAGCAGTGAAAGTCCAAATGAACCGAAGAAAAGCAAATCTAAGACTCCAAGAAAGCCCAAAGAAAGCACTCTCAAGCAGA AATCTCCTGCTGAGTTCTTCGCGGAGAACAAGAACATTGCTGGATTTGATAAT CCAGGGAAATGTCTATACACCACAGTGAGAGAACTTGTGGAGAATTCGCTTGATTCCGCAGAGTCCATATCTGAGCTTCCATTTGTGGAAATTACCAT TGAAGAGATGGGGAAAAGCAAGTTCAATTCCTTGATTGGTCTTGTTGATCGGGAACGTGTAGATGAGGAACTTTATGATGATTATGAGACTACTAAGGCTCGCGAG AAAAGATTAGCAAAGGAAGCTCGtgctcaagaaattcaagcaaAGAATGCTGCACTTGGGAGGAAAGTCAAAGAACAGCCAGCTGCAAAGGGTATGAAGGGCCGAGGTGAGGCTTCATTTTACAAAGTCACATGCAAG GATAATGGAAGAGGAATGCCACATGATGACATCCCAAATATGTTTGGAAGGG TGCTGTCTGGTACAAAATATGGTCTGAAGCAAACACGTGGGAAGTTTGGTCTTGGTGCAAAAATG gCATTGATATGGTCCAAAATGAGTACTGGGCTTCCTATAGATATCTCATCATCAATGAAGGGCCAAAACTATATTTCATTCTGCAGGCTGGATATAGATATTCATCG GAATGTCCCTCATGTTCATTTACATGAAAAACGGAAAAACGATGATAGGTGGCATGGAGCTGAAATTCAAGTGGTCATTGAGGGGAATTGGACAACTTACCGG TCCAAGATATTGCATTACATGCGGCAAATGGCTGTTATCACACCTTATGcccaatttcttttcaaatttatatcaGATACATCTGA CAAAAATGTCACAGTTAAGTTTGCAAGGAGAACAGATGTAATGCCCCCGGTTCCCCTTGAGACAAAGCATCATCCATCATCTGTTGATTTACTATTGATCAAACGCCTGATTGCAGAAACTTCAAAGCAAAatcttttgcattttcttcagcatgaatttgtgaatataGGAAAGGCACATGCTGAACGATTAATTG GGGAAATGGGTCCTGAATTTAGCCCAAAAATGGCCGTTAAGTCTCTAACTGATCAGCAGATTGTTCGGATCCATCAGTTGTTTCGTCAAGCCAAGTTTGATGACCCTGCTGGTGAT TGTCTTAGTCCTGCTGGGGAGTACAATCTTCGTCTTGGAATTATAAAGGAGCTGCATCCGGACATGGTTGCCACTTATTCTGGCAG TGCTCAAGTTTTTGAGGGACACCCCTTTATTGTTGAAGCTGGTGTCAGTGTGGGTGGAAAAGATGTTAAGCAA GGTTTGAATATTTTTAGGTTTGCAAACCGCATACCACTTCTTTTTGAGCAAGGTGCTGATGTAGTTACCAGGACTGCCCTTAAGAGAATCAA TTGGGCCAGTTACAAGATCAACCAGATGCAAGACAAGATAGGTGTCTTTGTAAGCATTGTGAGCACCAAAATCCCCTTTAAAGGGACTGGTAAGGAGTATATTGGAGATGATATCACTGAGATAGCTACTGCCGTCAAg TATGCCATTCAGCAGTGCTGCATCCAGCTAAAATCcaaaattatgaagaaaatacAAGCTCGTGAGCAGCAGGAGCGTAAACGAAACTTAAGCAA GTATATCCCTGATGCTGCAGGTGCTGTATATGATGTTTTGAGAGAAATGGCACAGTCACAAACGTCAAAGAGGAAACGTTATGAGGACGAGGATGCAGAAATACTTAAGAAAGTATCAGCACGATTGATTACAAAAGATACACTCACGGAGAAGCTTGCAGAGCATGTTGAAAAG GTGGACTATGAGATGGCATTGGAGTACGCCACACAAAGTGGAGTGAGTGAGGAACCTAGAGAAGATATATACATCCAAGAACTTGAAATTGAAAACAGATTCATTGATTTTCAAAGTCCCTTCTTCATTTTCAGACTCATCTCTTAA
- the LOC8274395 gene encoding DNA topoisomerase 6 subunit B isoform X3, producing MGKSKFNSLIGLVDRERVDEELYDDYETTKAREKRLAKEARAQEIQAKNAALGRKVKEQPAAKGMKGRGEASFYKVTCKDNGRGMPHDDIPNMFGRVLSGTKYGLKQTRGKFGLGAKMALIWSKMSTGLPIDISSSMKGQNYISFCRLDIDIHRNVPHVHLHEKRKNDDRWHGAEIQVVIEGNWTTYRSKILHYMRQMAVITPYAQFLFKFISDTSDKNVTVKFARRTDVMPPVPLETKHHPSSVDLLLIKRLIAETSKQNLLHFLQHEFVNIGKAHAERLIGEMGPEFSPKMAVKSLTDQQIVRIHQLFRQAKFDDPAGDCLSPAGEYNLRLGIIKELHPDMVATYSGSAQVFEGHPFIVEAGVSVGGKDVKQGLNIFRFANRIPLLFEQGADVVTRTALKRINWASYKINQMQDKIGVFVSIVSTKIPFKGTGKEYIGDDITEIATAVKYAIQQCCIQLKSKIMKKIQAREQQERKRNLSKYIPDAAGAVYDVLREMAQSQTSKRKRYEDEDAEILKKVSARLITKDTLTEKLAEHVEKVDYEMALEYATQSGVSEEPREDIYIQELEIENRFIDFQSPFFIFRLIS from the exons ATGGGGAAAAGCAAGTTCAATTCCTTGATTGGTCTTGTTGATCGGGAACGTGTAGATGAGGAACTTTATGATGATTATGAGACTACTAAGGCTCGCGAG AAAAGATTAGCAAAGGAAGCTCGtgctcaagaaattcaagcaaAGAATGCTGCACTTGGGAGGAAAGTCAAAGAACAGCCAGCTGCAAAGGGTATGAAGGGCCGAGGTGAGGCTTCATTTTACAAAGTCACATGCAAG GATAATGGAAGAGGAATGCCACATGATGACATCCCAAATATGTTTGGAAGGG TGCTGTCTGGTACAAAATATGGTCTGAAGCAAACACGTGGGAAGTTTGGTCTTGGTGCAAAAATG gCATTGATATGGTCCAAAATGAGTACTGGGCTTCCTATAGATATCTCATCATCAATGAAGGGCCAAAACTATATTTCATTCTGCAGGCTGGATATAGATATTCATCG GAATGTCCCTCATGTTCATTTACATGAAAAACGGAAAAACGATGATAGGTGGCATGGAGCTGAAATTCAAGTGGTCATTGAGGGGAATTGGACAACTTACCGG TCCAAGATATTGCATTACATGCGGCAAATGGCTGTTATCACACCTTATGcccaatttcttttcaaatttatatcaGATACATCTGA CAAAAATGTCACAGTTAAGTTTGCAAGGAGAACAGATGTAATGCCCCCGGTTCCCCTTGAGACAAAGCATCATCCATCATCTGTTGATTTACTATTGATCAAACGCCTGATTGCAGAAACTTCAAAGCAAAatcttttgcattttcttcagcatgaatttgtgaatataGGAAAGGCACATGCTGAACGATTAATTG GGGAAATGGGTCCTGAATTTAGCCCAAAAATGGCCGTTAAGTCTCTAACTGATCAGCAGATTGTTCGGATCCATCAGTTGTTTCGTCAAGCCAAGTTTGATGACCCTGCTGGTGAT TGTCTTAGTCCTGCTGGGGAGTACAATCTTCGTCTTGGAATTATAAAGGAGCTGCATCCGGACATGGTTGCCACTTATTCTGGCAG TGCTCAAGTTTTTGAGGGACACCCCTTTATTGTTGAAGCTGGTGTCAGTGTGGGTGGAAAAGATGTTAAGCAA GGTTTGAATATTTTTAGGTTTGCAAACCGCATACCACTTCTTTTTGAGCAAGGTGCTGATGTAGTTACCAGGACTGCCCTTAAGAGAATCAA TTGGGCCAGTTACAAGATCAACCAGATGCAAGACAAGATAGGTGTCTTTGTAAGCATTGTGAGCACCAAAATCCCCTTTAAAGGGACTGGTAAGGAGTATATTGGAGATGATATCACTGAGATAGCTACTGCCGTCAAg TATGCCATTCAGCAGTGCTGCATCCAGCTAAAATCcaaaattatgaagaaaatacAAGCTCGTGAGCAGCAGGAGCGTAAACGAAACTTAAGCAA GTATATCCCTGATGCTGCAGGTGCTGTATATGATGTTTTGAGAGAAATGGCACAGTCACAAACGTCAAAGAGGAAACGTTATGAGGACGAGGATGCAGAAATACTTAAGAAAGTATCAGCACGATTGATTACAAAAGATACACTCACGGAGAAGCTTGCAGAGCATGTTGAAAAG GTGGACTATGAGATGGCATTGGAGTACGCCACACAAAGTGGAGTGAGTGAGGAACCTAGAGAAGATATATACATCCAAGAACTTGAAATTGAAAACAGATTCATTGATTTTCAAAGTCCCTTCTTCATTTTCAGACTCATCTCTTAA